In Bacteroidota bacterium, the sequence TATTTGTATTGGCTGATATGACTAAACCAGTTATCACTATCAATGGTGGTGCTACTATTACTCACGAAGCTGGTACTCTTTACACTGACCTAGGTGCAACTGCAACTGACAATCCTGGTGCTAAAAACATCGACAACCTAATTGTTACTAACAACATGGTTAACGTTAATGCTCTTGGTACTTACACTGTAGAATACACTGTAACTGATGCTTACGGTAACACTGCTACTGAAACTCGTACAGTTAACGTTGTAGATACTAAAGCTCCAGTTGTTGAAACTCCTGGTGGCGATCCTTTGACTATCCAAGTTGGAACTCCTTTCAACGATAACACTTTTGCTACTGACGCATTCGAAGGTACTCTACCTGTACAAGTTGTATCTGGTTCAGTTAACTCAAATGTATTCGGTACTTACAAAGTAACTTACACTGCTAAAGACGGTTCAGGTAACACTGCTACCAACAAAACTCGTACTTATGTAGTTACTGATGTTATCAAGCCAGTTCTTACTTCACTTTCAGGTACTCAATACATGGTTGCTGATGTTAACGACCTTAACTTCGTTGAACCAGCTGTAACCGGTACTGATAACTACTTCCCAACTGTACAAATTACCCGCAACGCCGGTAACTTTGATATCTCTAAATTAGGTACTTATGACATCGTTTACACTGGTACTGATGGTGCTGGTAACGTAACTGTATGGACTCGTACAATCAAAGTTGTTGACCGCGTTCGCCCAGTGGTAATAAGCACTCCTGTTAACATTCAACGTTGGATGACTTTCGATCCTTCAGTAGGTGTAAGCACTTGGGATAACTACTACGCTCCTGTAAACTTCCAGTTGCCATTTGCTAACAACTGTAAACTTGAAGTAATCAGCTCTAACGTAAACATGTTGCAAGTTGGTTTGTACCAAGTAATCTACCAAGCTGTAGATGGTTCTGGTAACGTATCTGAGCCTCACTTGCGCCTTGTAAACGTTGTTGAAAACACTACAGGTATTGCTGATGTAGCTTTTGAAAACGGTATCAATATCTATCCTAACCCAACCAGCGGTAAGTTTGATGTTGACTTTGCAGTAGCTATCAACGAAACTGCTACTATTACTATCACCAACATGGTTGGTCAAACTATCAGGACTTTCTCTGGTAGCGATGTAGTAAATGGTAAACTTTCAGTTGATCTAACTGACGTAGCTGCAGGTTTCTACACTGTACAAATCGAAAGCAACGGTCAAGTAGCTAACAAAAAAGTTTCAGTTACTCGCTAATTAGCAGTAATTAACTATACTCTATAAAAACACCCCGTGATTTCACGGGGTGTTTTTTTTTGCCCTTTCGCCAACGTGTAAAGTTGCCCTTTAGTATGCTGTTTTTCTGCGTCAACTTAATCGAATTGTAAGTTATTGATTATCAATGCTAAAAAATTTGTTTCTACAGGCAACATTTTGTGAATAAGTCGATTATTTTTTTGAAATTTGATATTGGCTTAATTAATATTTAACACATGGTAAACTTCTACAAGTTAGTTTACGGGCACCTTATTGCCTGTTTTTTTCTATGCCTTTTTATGTCCCTATCGGGCGGAAAGGCTTATGGGCAGCTGAACGGCAGCTACACGATTGACAAAAATGCCGCAGCATCGTCAACCAATTACACCACCTTCCAGTCGTTTTTCAACGCGTTGTCCTCATCAGGAGTAAACGGCAGTGTAAACGTAACTGTACTAAACGGTCCTTATACCGAGCAAGTAGTGGCCAACGCCATCCCCGGTGCAAGTGCATCCAACAAAATCACTATTAACGGTGGCGGACAAATCCTACAATTTACATCCACTACCTCAACAGCACAGCACACGCTGCGTTTTAACGGTGCAGATTATGTAACCATCAACAACCTTTATATAAAGGCGTTGGGTACTACTTATTCATGGGGTGTACACTTTATGAATGCGTCGTATTACAACACGCTTGACGGGTGTACTGTAGAAATTACCAATAACACCAGCACAACTGCTGCCAACAACATTGGTATTAATATGTGTAACAGCACCTCATCAAACACCACTTTGGGAGATGCGGCTAAGTACATTACCGTAAAAAACAGTACTATTAAAGGAACGGGTGCAACCCGCGGACCTGTGGTAGGTATTCAGGTAACTGCCCAATCACAAAACGTGGATGGTTTTATTACTTTGGAGAAGAACATCATCCAAGACTTTTACCAATACGGTATCTATATTTACTACAACAGTAAAGTAGATGTATTAAACAACGACATTTCACGTCCTACCCGTACTAACTCAACTACCACTTACGGTATCAATATGTACTACTATTGCTACCGCAACAACATTGTCGGAAACAAGATTCACAACTTGTTTACCTCGATGACCACATTAACCAGCACTACTTATGGTATCTATTGCTACTATAACTATAGCGGAGCCAGTAACTCAGTAGTTGCTTCAAACGCTATTTATAATATTGAGCATAACGGAGCAGTATACTTTATATATGCATACTACCCCTTCGGTATCCAGTTTGCCCACAACACTGTTTCAAGCGATTTAGCCACAACAAACACATCTGTGTTGTATGGTATGTATGTGTATAGTGGTACAACTTCAATGACGGGTACCTCTTTTGTAAACAACATCATCTCTTTAACCCGTCCTTCAGGAACACGCTACGCTTACTATTACTACGCAAGCATTCCTCAGTTTAACTACAATAGTTATTATGTGAACGGAACTGGTAGTTCTAACTTTATGGCTACAGGCTTATCAGTATATAATGATTTCGCATCATGGCAAAGCGGAACCGGTAATGACGCTAACGGCTCATATACCAACCCTAAATTTGCAAACGTAACTACAGGAAATTTGGCCCCTACAACTGTTCAGCTTGATGGGCAGGGTGCAACAGGTACCGGTGTTTTGAAAGACGTAAACGGTAACAATTACAGCTTGACTGAACCTGACCAAGGTGCGTTTGTAACAGATGTAAATGCCAACGTAACCCGTTTAACTCTTGCCGGAGCCAGCAACTGCCAAATGCAAGTTGAGGAAGTGAAAGTATGGGTGAAAAACAGTTCACCTTATGCTCAATCAGGATTTAATATGTCTTACCGTGTAAACAGCGGTACTGAAGTTGTAGAACCTTTTACCGGTACATTGAACCCCGGTGACTCAGCCCAGTTTACTTTTGCTCAAAAACTAACCTACAATAATTCTGGCGCATACACTTTCCAAGCAAGGATTAAAGGTAAACCTTATGTAGGGCCTTATGTAGTAACTGTTAAAGCAGCACCATTGGGGGCAGAGTGGATGAAAGGCGCTAAATTTAACGGTCAGTTCTTTTCAGGAAATATCGGCGACCCTGATATTGTAGCCAGCCCCGATACAGTTGACTTTAACTTGTTAGCACCAACAGGCTACACCAATGCCAACTACGGAACAGCTTGGACTTTGAGCGCAACAAGTGCTAAAACAACAGGTGGTTTCACCATTCCTGCTTCTGATTATACAATTACTCCTGCTAACGGCTCACAAAGCTTAAGGTTGCGTTTTAAACCCGGTTCAGCTTTCACTGACAGCTTTGCCAAATTCACAATCCGCGTCTACTCAAATACCACTTTGTG encodes:
- a CDS encoding right-handed parallel beta-helix repeat-containing protein, producing the protein MVNFYKLVYGHLIACFFLCLFMSLSGGKAYGQLNGSYTIDKNAAASSTNYTTFQSFFNALSSSGVNGSVNVTVLNGPYTEQVVANAIPGASASNKITINGGGQILQFTSTTSTAQHTLRFNGADYVTINNLYIKALGTTYSWGVHFMNASYYNTLDGCTVEITNNTSTTAANNIGINMCNSTSSNTTLGDAAKYITVKNSTIKGTGATRGPVVGIQVTAQSQNVDGFITLEKNIIQDFYQYGIYIYYNSKVDVLNNDISRPTRTNSTTTYGINMYYYCYRNNIVGNKIHNLFTSMTTLTSTTYGIYCYYNYSGASNSVVASNAIYNIEHNGAVYFIYAYYPFGIQFAHNTVSSDLATTNTSVLYGMYVYSGTTSMTGTSFVNNIISLTRPSGTRYAYYYYASIPQFNYNSYYVNGTGSSNFMATGLSVYNDFASWQSGTGNDANGSYTNPKFANVTTGNLAPTTVQLDGQGATGTGVLKDVNGNNYSLTEPDQGAFVTDVNANVTRLTLAGASNCQMQVEEVKVWVKNSSPYAQSGFNMSYRVNSGTEVVEPFTGTLNPGDSAQFTFAQKLTYNNSGAYTFQARIKGKPYVGPYVVTVKAAPLGAEWMKGAKFNGQFFSGNIGDPDIVASPDTVDFNLLAPTGYTNANYGTAWTLSATSAKTTGGFTIPASDYTITPANGSQSLRLRFKPGSAFTDSFAKFTIRVYSNTTLCYAPDIDRVIFVAPRPVAGADVSDFCDGDAAVFASTSTISSGTMSYHWDFG